One genomic region from Salvia hispanica cultivar TCC Black 2014 chromosome 2, UniMelb_Shisp_WGS_1.0, whole genome shotgun sequence encodes:
- the LOC125204883 gene encoding uncharacterized protein LOC125204883 yields the protein MSGKENEIEEKEVEMVDHWNHEHPLSPVENVQRRACDGCRRSFRGSEKAYGCNQKCGYERLLHEDCAEAPRKIRHAMHPQHILTQQFNTCDVVAKCSICQWLTWGFFYRCTSTECTVVMHIRCAQGSDVMYAAEDDEQQSSIIIIHHPSHPNHELKLLRRRCSFKCDACGTTGAKGSSSYTCTADACQYWIHERCASLPQNIQREEHHHSLCLSFHVPPQYLKNDYTCEVCRKRLISKHWIYHCELCSYAVHLSCAFIKSLPITREKGIMEFPISDVGADLIGAFLTRQGVDTHTHTNSLILDHQDDVDYEFHNHKLRLVSSSSSSSSSSFQEEVLEGENSDDDDEEDYSCRKSELICNGCITPILVKQTSSSSSSSSSCSDNSSSSKDNYYNYMRCSVRSCKYYLHLACFRLPTQLPSLPLLHIHDHNLVLKSGDKLKPWEWSYCRVCNTSTNGLFYACTKCENFRVDIKCASMPGTLYHVAHPNHSLNILSRIYTTGRGHLFYCNSCGFRIHNINGYTCGTCDFIVHVGCTGLPASTTSRRWDKHHPLPLTHDATLNHPGDFHCNQCEREMNPKSWMYHCRSCDISFHPECLKTTSGQFRNIKFGQKYAIARAHCHTLTYQILTTKRRCDVCGGNRHEENGFYCALCNFFVCFYRCGKNMIKDGNIEAVD from the exons atgagTGGGAAGGAAAATGAGATAGAAGAGAAGGAGGTGGAGATGGTTGATCACTGGAACCACGAGCATCCACTTTCTCCGGTGGAGAATGTTCAACGACGTGCTTGTGATGGCTGTCGACGGTCATTTAGAGGTAGTGAGAAAGCCTATGGATGTAACCAGAAATGTGGGTATGAAAGGCTACTACATGAAGACTGTGCAGAGGCGCCGAGGAAGATCAGGCACGCAATGCACCCTCAACACATACTCACTCAGCAATTCAACACTTGCGATGTTGTAGCAAAGTGTTCAATTTGCCAATGGCTCACTTGGGGATTTTTCTACAGATGTACGAGCACAGAATGCACGGTTGTGATGCATATTAGATGCGCGCAGGGCAGCGACGTGATGTATGCAGCCGAAGATGATGAGCAGCAGAGTAGCATCATCATCATACATCATCCGAGTCACCCCAACCATGAATTGAAGTTGTTGAGGAGAAGGTGTTCATTCAAGTGCGATGCTTGCGGCACCACAGGCGCCAAAGGGAGTTCCTCCTACACATGCACCGCAGATGCTTGCCAGTATTGGATCCACGAGAGATGCGCTTCATTGCCTCAGAATATCCAAAGGGAGGAACACCATCACTCCCTCTGCCTCTCTTTCCATGTCCCACCTCAGTATCTCAAAAATGACTACACTTGTGAAGTGTGCAGAAAAAGATTAATATCCAAACATTGGATATATCACTGTGAGCTTTGCAGCTATGCTGTCCATCTCAGCTGCGCCTTCATCAAATCGCTCCCAATTACTAG AGAGAAGGGGATTATGGAGTTTCCAATAAGTGATGTAGGTGCGGACCTAATTGGAGCTTTTCTAACCAGACAAGGAGTtgatacacatacacatacaaaTTCACTCATCCTTGATCATCAAGATGATGTTGATTATGAGTTCCACAATCACAAACTCAGATTagtctcctcctcctcctcctcatcatcatcatcgtttCAAGAAGAAGTTttagaaggagaaaatagtgatgatgatgacgagGAAGACTACTCTTGTAGAAAGTCGGAGTTAATATGTAATGGGTGCATTACTCCGATTCTTGTAAAACAAACATCATCTTCCTCatcttcttcgtcttcttgttcagataatagtagtagtagtaaagaTAACTACTACAACTACATGAGATGTAGCGTCAGATCATGCAAATACTATCTCCACTTGGCGTGCTTCCGCTTGCCAACTCAGCTTCCCTCTCTTCCTCTCCTCCACATACATGATCACAACCTTGTCCTTAAATCCGGTGACAAACTTAAACCATGGGAGTGGTCATATTGCAGAGTCTGCAACACATCTACTAATGGTTTGTTTTATGCTTGTacaaaatgtgaaaatttCAGAGTAGATATAAAGTGCGCTTCAATGCCGGGCACCCTATATCACGTAGCTCACCCGAACCACTCCCTCAACATTCTCTCCCGAATATATACAACGGGACGAGGTCAcctattttattgtaattcCTGTGGATTCAGGATACATAATATAAATGGCTACACATGCGGCACCTGTGATTTCATCGTGCATGTTGGATGCACGGGGCTTCCGGCATCAACCACCAGCCGTAGATGGGACAAGCACCACCCGCTGCCTTTGACACACGACGCCACTCTAAACCATCCTGGTGATTTCCACTGCAATCAATGCGAGCGGGAAATGAACCCAAAGAGCTGGATGTATCACTGCCGCAGTTGTGATATATCCTTCCATCCGGAATGCCTCAAAACTACTTCCGGCCAGTTCAGAAACATCAAGTTTGGTCAAAAATACGCGATCGCCAGAGCTCACTGCCACACACTCACCTATCAAATTCTCACTACAAAACGCCGCTGCGACGTTTGTGGTGGGAATAGGCATGAAGAGAATGGTTTTTACTGTGCATTATGTAACTTCTTCGTTTGTTTCTACCGCTGCGgtaaaaatatgatcaaagATGGCAACATTGAGGCcgtggattga